CTTCTTTAATAACGCGACCATTAGCATCTTCAATACGCCAAATCATCTCTGGTTTGGTATAATTACCGAAGTTAGCAAAAGTACTATAAGCGCCTAACATTTCGTAAATCGTAATATCTGATGTTCCTAATGCCATTGGCAAATGTGTATCAATAGGATCGGTTACACCCAAATCGCGAGCTGTCTGAATAACATTCTTGGTACCAACCATTTCGGCCAAACGAATAGCAACTGGGTTTTTGGAATGTGCAATGGCATCTCTCAAAGTTAACATTGCACCATTACCTGGTACAGACCAATTTCCTTTAGTATAAGTCGCATTAGAAACTTGCGAACAAGGCGTCATCCCCAAATGCATAATTGCTGTTGCATATACAAAAGGTTTAAAAGTTGATCCAACTTGACGTTTTCCTTGTTTTACGTGGTCGTATTGGAAATGCTGCCAATTGATACCACCAACCCAAGCTTTGATATCACCTGTTAATGGATCCATAGACATTAGCCCTGCTTGTGCAATTTGCTTATGATAACGGATAGAATCCCAAGGCGACATTTCTATTTCTTCTTCGCCAGCCCACGTGAAACGTGTCATCTTCGTTGGTGTTTTGAAATCCAGCATAATAGAATCTTCTGGCATACCTTCGGCTTTCATTTGCTTATAACGTCCTGTACGTCTTACTGCAGACATCATAAGGTCATTAATTTGCGTCTTGCTCAAGTTGTAATAGGGCCTATTCGCATTGTATTTCATTTCGTTATCGAAATTTTTCTGCAAACTTGTCAAATGTTCCTTAATGGCTTCTTCTGCATACACTTGCATTTTAGAATCTAAGGTTACATAGATTTTCAAACCATTTTTATAAAGATTTAGCTCTTTACCGGTTTGTTTTTCGTATTCGTCTAAATATTGCTGAATTTCTTTTCTTAAATAAAATTTATAATAAGCAGAATAACCTTCTTCCACCCTTTCAATTGGATGAAAGTCCACAACTATTGGTTCCTGAATTGCTTGCTCATAAGTTTGCTGATCCAGATAACCTGTATCCAGCATTTGTTTTAGAACAACGTTTCGTCTTTCTTTTGCTTTTTCAGGCTTGCGATAAGGATTATTTTTACGCGGGTTTTCTAGCATTGCTACAAAAGTCGCTGCTTCTGGAAGTGTTAAATCCTTTGTTGATTTATTAAAATAGACTTTAGAAGCCATCTCTACACCTTTTGCATTGAACAAGAAATCGAACTTATTAAAATACAAAGTCACGATTTCTTCTTTGGTATAGCGTTTTTCCAAACTAACAGCCACGCACCATTCTTTAAGTTTCTGGAAAGCACGCTGAAATTTGTTTTGAGAAGCCTGACCTGTGAACAAAAGCTTTGCTAACTGCTGAGAAATCGTAGAACCTCCACCTCTATCTCCACCGAAATATATGGCTCTTGCAACCGACTTAAGATCTATCCCAGAATGTTCTTTAAAACGTTCATCTTCTTTAGCTTGCAATGCATAAACTAAATAAGGCGGCAATTGTTTATAAGTAACTGGAATTGTCTTTTCTTTCTCAAACTTCCCAAGCAACTGATTGTCAGAAGAATAAATTTCTGAAGCAACGTAGATATCTGGATTATCCAACTCTTTTACTTCGGGCATATCGCCCAAAAAACCTTGAGAAACTGCAAAAAACAAAGCAGAAATCCCTAAAACGACTGCAATAAGACCTATCCAAATAAATTTAATCCATTTTCTAGTTCCTGAAGAGTTTTTTTTCTTTTTTGGTGGCAATGGAAATCCAGTGGTAGGTTTTGATTTTTTATTGTTTTCCATATTATATTTATGGCTTTACATTTACAATTTTAACTCCGACGTCTTCAATTCCTGCGAGTTGGTCATTTCGCATAGCTTGTATTACGCCAATGCTGTATTTGCCATCTTTTGGAAATTTGAAATCTGTTTTGTATTGGAACATGATTTCTTTAGTATCACCAAAACCACTTCCTAACCATTGTCCATTAGGTTTTGCCAAAACATAGTTAAGAGTATCTTTTGATAAGACTTTGTTGGTGTCATCAAAAATCGTCCCAATTAATCTCAAATTACTATAAGGATAGCTGTCGTTATTTCTAATAACAAAGATAATATTTTTCGGAGTTTGATGATTTTGAACATCAAAACTTAATTCGTACATTTTGTTTTTAGCCCAAGTAGCCTTATCTAAAGACTGCATTGCAATAACCTCATCCGGATTACTACAACTAAAGACAATAAGCACCAAAGTCATTATTCCTAAAAACTTACGCATTGTTGGAATTATTGGAATTAGGATTTGTTGGTTTTTTATTAAATTTCTTCTTATTGTTAAATGGCTTTCTCGGCTTTTTTTGTTCATTAGAGTTACCATCAACATTTTCTTGAGATTTAACTTCTTTTTTTACCTCTCCTTTAGGATTGTTTTGAGATGTTTTTTGATTATTAGCTCTTGCATTCTGCGGATTAGGATGATTAGCATTTCTATTATCCTTTTTATTATCGCGCTCATTACGAGGTCGGTTGTTATTCTTTCTATTATTTGGTCTAGATTTTTTTTCAAATCGATCCAAACTACTTTCCTGAATCAAATCCACCTTAACACTTGGTGAGGTTTGTGCTTTAAAATCTTCAAGCGCTGGCGCAGGTTTTCCTTCGTTATTGATGGCAATCATCTTCTTGACATCGTCAATATCAATATCATACCACGCCATCGAATTTTCCACGTAAGCAAACCACATTTTGCGTTTGAAAACATCTATTTTAATGCAAAAAGCTTTTCCTTTTTCAGTATTTAAAACCGTATTGGTTGCTGGAAAATCCTTCAAAGTATCCACATAACTGTCGAGCTCGTAATTAAGACAACATTTCAGTTTGCCACATTGTCCTGCTAATTTTTGAGGATTGATGCTCAACTGCTGATACCGCGCCGCATTGGTATTAACCGAGCGAAAATCTGTCAACCAAGTAGAACAACACAACTCTCGACCACATGATCCGATACCTCCAACTTTGGCAGATTCTTGACGGAAACCTATTTGTTTCATATCAATTTTGGTACGGAACGCGCCAGCAAAATCTTTAATCAATTGTCGAAAATCGACGCGACTATCTGCTGTGTAATAAAATGTGATTTTGGATCCGTCGCCTTGGTACTCAACATCTGTAATCTTCATTTCCAGATTAAGCGCATAAGCCAATTTTCGGGCTTGGACTTTTATATCGTTTTCTTTTTTACGAAGTTCTTGCCAAACTTCTACATCTTTTTGGGAAGCATGTCTATAGACTTTAAGAAGAACATCTGTAGGGACTTTTTTCTTTTTCATCTGGATTTTCACCAGTTCGCCTGTTAAACTAACTACACCAATATCGTGACCGGGATTCGCTTCTAGTGTAACAATGTTGCCTACCGAAAGGGGCAAGTTATTTGTGTTTTTGAAAAAATATTTTCGGTCGTTTTTAAAACGCACTTCAACAAATTCGTTGGAAGTATTGCCAGGATTTTTAACATCTGACAACCAATCGAAAACACTTAATTTATAGCTATTTCCACAAGTATCTACACTGCTACATCCATTCGAGGATTTTGTTCCACATGAATGTCCTGAATCTCCGGATGTTTTACATCCACAACTCATATTAAAAAATATATTATTCTCGCAAAGTTAACATATTTTTGATTAAAGTCATCTTGAAGACTCTTTAAATGTGAAATATCTTTAATTTTTAAGATTTTACTAAAAAACAAACACTTTTAATAAAGATAAAGCAAAATATCCATGAAAACACAAATGCAATTCATAGGTAATTATTATGGTTCGCATTGCAATGTTTAATATTAAACATTTTTAAAATACAACTTTTAAAAGCTTAAAAAACAGCTATAAAATCAGATTTAAATACATTTATAAAAATTAAACAGATTAAAATATTAAATGATTGTTTAACAAAATTTACAAAATTTTAACATTGATAATAAAATTAATTTTATATTTGAGCATAATATAACATTACTTCTATGAAAAAATTACTTATAACAACGGCTTTAGCAGCAGGTGTTTTATCATACGCAGGTGGATTCCGTGTTTCTTTACAAGGAGTTAAACAACTTGCGATGGCACACACAAGTGCACATGCTGAAGACGCAAGTGTAACATTCTTCAATCCTGCGGGGATGTCTTTCATCCCGGCTAAACTAAGTATTGTTGCAGGTGGTTTCGGAGCATCCAATAAAGTGACATTCCAAAACTTGTCAACCTTAGAATCTACACAAACTGACAATCCACTAGGAACGCCTCTGTACGCAGCGATCGCCTATAAAGTAACCAATGACTTTTCTGTTGGTTTCAATTTCTCAACGCCTTTTGGTAGTACAATCCAATGGCCTGAAACCTGGGAAGGCGCGGAGCTTGTGCAAAAGATGGAACTTAAGAGTTTCTATTTCCAACCTATGGTTTCTGTAAAACTTGCACCTTGGGCTTCATTCGGCGCCAGCTACATCTACGCTAAAGGAAAAGTTGATTGGGACAAAGCGGTTACACAATTTGGCGGAACGCTTAACATCAATGATGAAAAAGCTTCTGGACATGGATTTGGATTTGGTTTTTATTTCCAACCCAATGAAAAATTAGATGTAAGTGTTGCTTATCGCGCACCTATTGACATGAAAGCTAAAAATGGAACGGCTACTTTTAACATTCCTAAATCTCTATATCCAAATCTAGGAGTTGACGCAAATGGTCAGGATAAATTCAAAGCAACATTACCATTGGTTGACGAATACACCGTTGGTGCAACTTTCAAAATTACGCCGAAATGGTTGGTATCTGCAGATTTCAACTACACCGGATGGTCTAGATACGAGCGTTTAACATTAGACTTCGAAAATGCGCCTGTCGGCAACCAACCAACAGACCCAACAATTTTGGTTACACCAAAGAACTTTAAAAACACTAAAACTTTCAGACTTGGTACGCAATATATGATTAACGATATGATTGCTGGTCGCCTAGGTGCATATTATGATGAGTCGCCTTATTCTAATGACTATTTTATCCCAGAAACACCATCATTTAACTCGTATGTTATTACTGCTGGTCTTGGATTCAAATTCAATAAATTGGGCGTAGACATCGCAGGTGCTTACGCAATGCCACAAAGTCGTCAGGTTAATAACACGTATTATAACTTTATTGGACAAGCTAAAGCTAAGGCTTATTACTTTGGACTTGGACTATCTTATAACGCGTTCTAAAATTTTAAACTATTATGAAAAAGATATTATTTTCAATATTTAGCATTTCAGCTTTATTTGTAACACAAAGTTGTAATACAGATTTCGACAACGATGTAACAGATATAAAAGTAACCAACGGAGAAGTAGATTTTACCAGATATGTTGCTTTAGGAAACTCGTTAACATCTGGCTACAGAGACAACGCACTCTATATAGATGGTCAAAACGAATCTTATCCATCGATGCTTGCCCAACAAATGAAATTAGCTGGTGGCGGCGAATTCTTACAACCATTAATGGCTGATAATAATGGTGGTCTTTTATTGGGACCTAACAAAATAGCGGATACAAAACAATACATTAGCGCAATGGTTAATGGTGTGCCTGATATTAAAAACGCTAACGACAACAAACCAACAACTAATGTTCTTAACAAATTAACAGGCAAATTCAATAACATGGGGGTTCCTGGTGCAAAAGTAGCACACCTATTAGCTCCTGGTTACGGAAACCCTTCTGGTATTGGAACAACCGCCAACCCCTATTTTGTAAGATTTGCATCTACTCCAGAAGCATCTGTTATCGGCGACTTCTTATCCCAAAAACCGACATTCTTTTCTTTGTGGATCGGAAACAACGACGCTTTATTATATGCATTGGCTGGAGCTGACAGCAACTTAGAAACACTAACACCGACTGACCAGTTCAAAACATATTACAACTTATTGGTTAGCCAAATTGCAACAACAAAAGCAAAAGGCGTTATTGCAAACATCCCAGATGTCACAACTATCCCTAACCTTACAACTGTACCTTACAATCCTTTAACTGCAGCAGTTTTAGGACAAGGCAATGCGACTATAGGGAATGCAACTATCGATCAATTGAATGCAAATCTTTACGGACCATTAACCCAAATTCTAAAAGCGGTTGGTGCTGGAGACAGAATTCAATTATTAAGCAAAACAGCAGCTAATCCACTTTTAATAAAAGACGAAAGCCTTACAGACCTAAAACAAGCTATTACTTTTGCTGCAGCTAATTCTGGCAATCCAACTTTAGCCGCACTAGCAAATTACCTAGGTGCAACCTATGGACAAGCGAGACAAGCCAAAAAGGGCGACCTTGTCCCATTAACAGCAAAAGCAGCAATTGGGACAATAGAAACTTTGCCTCCTGGTGTTCCTGCTGAATTAGGCGCAAGAGGTATTGCCTATCCATTTGCTGATAGGTATGTTTTGACAAGTGCAGAAGTTACAGAGGTAAACGCAGCGATTGCCAGTTATAACGAAACGATAAAAGCTGCTGCTGCTGCAAACGGCTATGCATTTGTAGATGCCAATGCAAAAATGAAAGAACTAACGCAAAAATCTGGCATCCAATGGAATGGTGTAAAATATACCGCAACTTATGTGACGGGAGGCGCATTCTCATTGGACGGTGTCCACCTAACAGGTAGAGGTTACGCCATCGTAGCCAACGAATTCATGAAAGCCATAAACACCAAATACAAATCAACATTACCAATGGTAGATGTCAACAAGTATTCTGGCGTAACATTTCCTTAATTAAAGAAACACCAATTATTCTTTATAAAAATAAACCACTTGAATTTCGAGTGGTTTATTTTTTATTAAATTTGCACAAAATAAAAAGTAAAATGCTAGATCAACAACCCAGCTATCTATTTTCAACTAGAACAAGTAGAGTTTTAGCTGAAAAAATTGCTGAAAACTACGGCCAAGAATTAGGGAAAATCATTATCCAAGATTTTAGTGATGGCGAATTCGAACCTATTTTAGAACAATCTGTCAGAGGTGGACGTGTATTTTTAATCGGGTCAACTTTCCCTCCTGCAGATAATCTTTTAGAATTACTTTTAATGATTGACGCAGCGAAAAGAGCTTCTGCCAAAAACATTACTGTTGTACTTCCTTATTATGGGCTTGCAAGACAAGATAGAAAAGACAAGCCAAGAGCACCAATTGGAGCAAAACTAGTGGCCAATCTTCTTACCGCCGCAGGCGCTACAAGAATTATGACAATGGATCTACATGCGGATCAGATACAAGGTTTCTTCGAAATTCCAGTAGATCATCTTTATGCTTCAACTATTTTTGTTGATTACATCCAACAACTTAATCTTGAAGATTTAACAATTGCCTCACCAGACATGGGAGGCGCCAAAAGAGCAAAAAATTATGCAAGCCACTTGGGTGCAGAAGTTGTAATCTGCTATAAAGAACGAAAAAAAGCCAATGTTGTTGAGGAGATGCTTTTGATTGGTGATGTTACCAACAAAAATGTTATTCTTATCGATGATATGATAGACACAGCAGGAACATTGTGTAAAGCAGCTGACATCCTTATGGAAAAAGGTGCAAAATCTGTAAGAGCCATTGCAACACACCCTGTGTTATCAGGAAAAGCTTATGACAATATTCAAAATTCAAAAATTTCTGAAGTTATTGTAACTGACTCTATTCCTATCAAACAAGGATTGTCTCCAAAAATAAAAGTATTGACTTGTGCGCCTCTTTTTGCTGACGTTATGAAGAGCGTACACGAGCATCATTCTATAAGCGATAAGTTTATCATATAAATTAAATTTTACAGAACAAAATTTTTCTGTATATTTGCACACTTAAAATTTAAACATTTTTAAAATGAAATCTATTACAATTCAAGGTACAAAAAGAGAAAACGTGGGCAAAAAGTCTACTAAAGCTTTGCGTGATGCTGAATTAGTCCCTTGTGTTGTTTATGGAGGTGCTGAGACTTTGAACTTCTCTACTGAAGAGAAATCATTCAAAAACTTAGTATATACTCCTGAAGCACACACGGTATCTATTGAGGTTGATGGTCAAACAATTGCTGCTGTACTTCAGGACATCCAGTTCCACCCAATTACTGACAAAATTTTACACGTTGACTTCTATCAATTATCTGATGACAAGCCAGTTATCATGGAAGTTCCTGTAAGAATCACAGGTCGTTCTAAAGGTGTTGTTGCTGGTGGTGTATTAAGACAAACTTACCGTAAGTTAAAAGTTAAAGCTATCCCAGCTAACTTACCAGACGAAATCGTTGTTGACGTTACACCTCTTAGAATCGGCAACAAACTTTATGTTGGCGCATTGAAAAACGATAATTACACTTTCATGCACCCAGACAACGCAGTTATCGTAGCTGTTAAGATGTCTAGAAATGCAATGAAAGCTGGCGCATCTGCAGTGCAAGATGATGATGACGATGAAGAAACTTCTGAAGCAGCAGAATAATATTTGCATAACAATATTTATAAAACCTAGAGCATTAGCTTTAGGTTTTTTTGTTTTTAAAACTTAAAAATTGGCAAAACAACTTAGCACAATCTATTCAAAATTATTATATTTGTTGACATGGCAACCAAGGCATTGTTCAACACTGTAGTCAATTGGTTTATTCGACAACGAATAGACCAAATCACCAATTTCATAGACCATCCTATCGAAACCCAAGAAGGTGTTTTGTTTTCACAACTTTTTCATGCGGAAAACACAGTCTATGGAAAATGCCACGGCTTCAAAGATATCTCCAGCTATAGAGATTTCCAAAATAATGTCCCGATTGTTACCTATGAAGATTATGAGCCTTATATAGAAAAATCCCGTCAAGGGATGAAAGACATTATCTGGCCAGGGCAAATTCGACATTTTGCAAAATCTTCGGGAACAACCAATGCGAAAAGCAAATTCATTCCCATTTCTGATGAAAGCTTAGAAGAATGCCACTACAAAGCGGGAAAGGATTTAATTTCTATTTACGTTAATAATCATCCAGATAGCGGCTTATTTCAGCATAAAAACCTAAGACTCGGCGGCAGTGCAGAGATGTATGAAAATTTTAACACCAAATTCGGTGACCTTTCTGCAATATTAATTGAGAACCTTCCTTTTTGGGTAGAAATCATCAATACGCCTAGTAAAAAAGTGTCTTTGATGTCCGAGTGGGAAAGCAAACTAAAAGCAATTGTCGAAGAGGTTACAAAACAAGATGTTGGCAGTTTAACTGGTGTCCCAAGTTGGATGATGGTATTGCTACGCCGCGTTCTTCAAGAATCCAATAAAGAATTAATTACTGACCTTTGGCCTAACTTGGAAGTATTTTTCCATGGCGGAATTAGTTTTAAACCTTACCGCGATCAATACAACCAAATCACAGGAAACAAAATTCGTTACTACGAAATCTACAATGCGTCCGAAGGCTTTTTCGGCATCCAAGATCGTTCTGACAGCGACGAGATGTTGCTGATGTTGGACTATGGAATTTTCTATGAATTTATCCCGATGGACACTTTTGGAACAAGCCACCAAAAGGCTATTCCGCTTTCCGAAGTAGAACTCGGAAAAAGTTACGCCATGGTGATTACGACCAATGGTGGACTTTGGCGTTACATGATTGGCGACACCGTTAAATTCACTTCCCTAAGTCCATTCAGAATTAAAATTTCTGGAAGAACCAAACATTACATCAATGCTTTTGGAGAAGAATTAATGATTGATAATGTGGAGTTTGCAATTGCCAAAGCCTGTCGCGAAACCAATGCTTTTGTATCAGATTTTACAGGTGCCCCAGTTTTCATGACAGATAAAGAAACTGGCGCTCACGAATGGATTTTTGAATTCACATCAAAACCCGAATGCCTGGACAGCTTTGTCAATATTTTTGATGAAACGCTAAAAACACTAAACTCCGACTACGAAGCAAAACGCTACAACAACATCACGCTAAAACGACCTGTTGTTCATGTGGCTAAACCTAAATTGTTCTATCAATGGATGGCAAATCGTGGTAAATTGGGTGGCCAAAATAAAGTGCCACGACTTAGTAATGACCGAGAATATATTGATCCTTTGTTATTATTAAACCAAGAGATGTCATTATAAAAATTGGGCAATGCTATAAATGATTAACCCGACTAATCCACCAACAATTGTCCCGTTAATCCTGATAAACTGAAGATCTTTCCCCACTTCCAATTCTAGTTTTCGACTAAGCTCTTTACCTTCCCAATTTCCGACTGTGCTGGAGATAAGATTACCGGCTTCTTTGGTATTTTTCAAAATATATTTGTAAGCTGTCACACGTATCCAATGGTCAATTTTCTTCTGAAGGCCTTCATCATTTTGAAGATTGGTCGAAAGTTCGTTTAGGTTTTTAAGTATATATTTTTTAAGTCCCGAATTTTCTTCCATCAATTCGGTTTTCAAGGTTTCTTTTATAGAGAACCAAATATCGGCCGCATACTCATTCAGTTTATCAGCATTCAAAAACTCATTTTTTATTGTCTTAAATTCGTTTTCCCACTTAACTTCTGTTTTAATTTCGTCTGCAAAAACCAAGAGTTTCGAAGTAATTTCTTTACGCAAAGGATGATTAGCGTCTTGTTCTATTTCTTCAAAATAATGGCTCAAACCCGATACAATTTTTTCGGAAATTCGTCTATCAACAGATTTAGGAACAAAAAAATAACTTTCTTTTTCGACACGTTCTTCGACCATTTGCTGATTTTCAAGAATATAATTTTTTATTTGACCACTCAGATTTGTCATTAATTGCTGATGATCATTTTTTTCTATTAAATACTCGAGTCCATTTCCAAGAAACTTATTGACTTTAATATTCCCAGTCATTTCTTGAAGTTTTCGTGACACAAAATCAACAACTTCTTTGTCATCCAATTTCAACAAAATATCCAAAGCCATATTGGAAGCTTCGTTCACAAATAGGTTTTGATTTTTCTCTTTCCCAATCCATTCACCAACAAATCCCGATATTTTTAATTTCAAAATATAAGGCCGAATATTTTCTGGCGCTAGAAAATTATCAACTACAAAATTGCCAAGATTGTCCCCAATTTTTTCTTTACTTCTTTCAATAAGATTGGTATGTGGAATTTTAATACCCATCGGATGATGAAACAAAGCTGTAACCGCAAACCAATCTGCCAAAGCCCCAACCATAGCTGCTTCCGAGAACGCCCGAATGTAACCTACCCAATGTGTGGGATTCGTTTTTTGAACATAAGTCATGATTACAAATGTTATCGCCATCAAAATAAATAATCCTGTGGCAAGCATTTTATAGTTACGAAGTTGTATTTTTTTCTCAGAATCTGTCATAGTTTTGATGCATCAAATAGCTTTCCAAACAAATGTAAACCAATTTTCTATTACTATTTTTAAATATGATTTAAAACCAATTTTAAGTTCATTAATAATATTTGCCGTAACTTTGAAACATTCTAAATAAACAAAATGCTAGACATTCAAAATATACGTACACAGTTCCCAATTTTGGCTCAAGAAATCAACGGAAAACCCCTTGTCTATCTGGACAACGCCGCTTCATCACAAAAGCCGATTTCTGTTATAGAAACTTGGGAAAACTATTATAAAACAATTAATGCGAACGTACATCGCGGCATCCATACTTTAAGCCAATTGGCAACAGAAGAAATGGAATTGGCGCGAAAAAAGGTACAGAAATTCATTAATGCCAAACACGATTACGAAATCATTTTTACCAAAGGCACCACCGAAGGCATCAATCTTATAGCCTACGCCATTACGAATTTGATTAAAAAAGACGATGAAATCATCATTTCGTATCTTGAGCACCATTCGAATATCGTTCCGTGGCAAATGCTTTGTGAAAGAACTGGCGCGAAGCTTCGTGTGATTCCTATGGACGACCAAGGTATTTTGCAAATTGATGTTTTGAACACTTGGCTTAACGAAAAAACAAAAATTGTTTCGGTTAACCAAATATCTAACGCGTTGGGCGTTATAAATCCTATTGATGAGATTATTGCTAAAACGCGTCAATTATCCAATGCTTTTGTGATG
This genomic stretch from Chryseobacterium sp. POL2 harbors:
- a CDS encoding penicillin-binding protein 1A — translated: MENNKKSKPTTGFPLPPKKKKNSSGTRKWIKFIWIGLIAVVLGISALFFAVSQGFLGDMPEVKELDNPDIYVASEIYSSDNQLLGKFEKEKTIPVTYKQLPPYLVYALQAKEDERFKEHSGIDLKSVARAIYFGGDRGGGSTISQQLAKLLFTGQASQNKFQRAFQKLKEWCVAVSLEKRYTKEEIVTLYFNKFDFLFNAKGVEMASKVYFNKSTKDLTLPEAATFVAMLENPRKNNPYRKPEKAKERRNVVLKQMLDTGYLDQQTYEQAIQEPIVVDFHPIERVEEGYSAYYKFYLRKEIQQYLDEYEKQTGKELNLYKNGLKIYVTLDSKMQVYAEEAIKEHLTSLQKNFDNEMKYNANRPYYNLSKTQINDLMMSAVRRTGRYKQMKAEGMPEDSIMLDFKTPTKMTRFTWAGEEEIEMSPWDSIRYHKQIAQAGLMSMDPLTGDIKAWVGGINWQHFQYDHVKQGKRQVGSTFKPFVYATAIMHLGMTPCSQVSNATYTKGNWSVPGNGAMLTLRDAIAHSKNPVAIRLAEMVGTKNVIQTARDLGVTDPIDTHLPMALGTSDITIYEMLGAYSTFANFGNYTKPEMIWRIEDANGRVIKEVKPLVKEVMNEMYAYTMIDLMKGVTEFGTASGELKRRGVVAAEIAGKTGTTQKNSDGWFMGITPKLATGVWVGWEDRATHFRSTGEGQGAKMALPIWAIFMKKVYADKSLGISPEDKFIKPTDWTGSCSDLSGLRGGYGDEGGLRTMDEIKNPTPPPSNNNNSPKKEESLNEKLNSGDEIDFNK
- a CDS encoding gliding motility lipoprotein GldH; the protein is MRKFLGIMTLVLIVFSCSNPDEVIAMQSLDKATWAKNKMYELSFDVQNHQTPKNIIFVIRNNDSYPYSNLRLIGTIFDDTNKVLSKDTLNYVLAKPNGQWLGSGFGDTKEIMFQYKTDFKFPKDGKYSIGVIQAMRNDQLAGIEDVGVKIVNVKP
- a CDS encoding ribose-phosphate pyrophosphokinase; translated protein: MLDQQPSYLFSTRTSRVLAEKIAENYGQELGKIIIQDFSDGEFEPILEQSVRGGRVFLIGSTFPPADNLLELLLMIDAAKRASAKNITVVLPYYGLARQDRKDKPRAPIGAKLVANLLTAAGATRIMTMDLHADQIQGFFEIPVDHLYASTIFVDYIQQLNLEDLTIASPDMGGAKRAKNYASHLGAEVVICYKERKKANVVEEMLLIGDVTNKNVILIDDMIDTAGTLCKAADILMEKGAKSVRAIATHPVLSGKAYDNIQNSKISEVIVTDSIPIKQGLSPKIKVLTCAPLFADVMKSVHEHHSISDKFII
- a CDS encoding stage 0 sporulation family protein, with the protein product MSCGCKTSGDSGHSCGTKSSNGCSSVDTCGNSYKLSVFDWLSDVKNPGNTSNEFVEVRFKNDRKYFFKNTNNLPLSVGNIVTLEANPGHDIGVVSLTGELVKIQMKKKKVPTDVLLKVYRHASQKDVEVWQELRKKENDIKVQARKLAYALNLEMKITDVEYQGDGSKITFYYTADSRVDFRQLIKDFAGAFRTKIDMKQIGFRQESAKVGGIGSCGRELCCSTWLTDFRSVNTNAARYQQLSINPQKLAGQCGKLKCCLNYELDSYVDTLKDFPATNTVLNTEKGKAFCIKIDVFKRKMWFAYVENSMAWYDIDIDDVKKMIAINNEGKPAPALEDFKAQTSPSVKVDLIQESSLDRFEKKSRPNNRKNNNRPRNERDNKKDNRNANHPNPQNARANNQKTSQNNPKGEVKKEVKSQENVDGNSNEQKKPRKPFNNKKKFNKKPTNPNSNNSNNA
- a CDS encoding SGNH/GDSL hydrolase family protein, whose translation is MKKILFSIFSISALFVTQSCNTDFDNDVTDIKVTNGEVDFTRYVALGNSLTSGYRDNALYIDGQNESYPSMLAQQMKLAGGGEFLQPLMADNNGGLLLGPNKIADTKQYISAMVNGVPDIKNANDNKPTTNVLNKLTGKFNNMGVPGAKVAHLLAPGYGNPSGIGTTANPYFVRFASTPEASVIGDFLSQKPTFFSLWIGNNDALLYALAGADSNLETLTPTDQFKTYYNLLVSQIATTKAKGVIANIPDVTTIPNLTTVPYNPLTAAVLGQGNATIGNATIDQLNANLYGPLTQILKAVGAGDRIQLLSKTAANPLLIKDESLTDLKQAITFAAANSGNPTLAALANYLGATYGQARQAKKGDLVPLTAKAAIGTIETLPPGVPAELGARGIAYPFADRYVLTSAEVTEVNAAIASYNETIKAAAAANGYAFVDANAKMKELTQKSGIQWNGVKYTATYVTGGAFSLDGVHLTGRGYAIVANEFMKAINTKYKSTLPMVDVNKYSGVTFP
- a CDS encoding 50S ribosomal protein L25/general stress protein Ctc, with the translated sequence MKSITIQGTKRENVGKKSTKALRDAELVPCVVYGGAETLNFSTEEKSFKNLVYTPEAHTVSIEVDGQTIAAVLQDIQFHPITDKILHVDFYQLSDDKPVIMEVPVRITGRSKGVVAGGVLRQTYRKLKVKAIPANLPDEIVVDVTPLRIGNKLYVGALKNDNYTFMHPDNAVIVAVKMSRNAMKAGASAVQDDDDDEETSEAAE
- a CDS encoding OmpP1/FadL family transporter, with product MKKLLITTALAAGVLSYAGGFRVSLQGVKQLAMAHTSAHAEDASVTFFNPAGMSFIPAKLSIVAGGFGASNKVTFQNLSTLESTQTDNPLGTPLYAAIAYKVTNDFSVGFNFSTPFGSTIQWPETWEGAELVQKMELKSFYFQPMVSVKLAPWASFGASYIYAKGKVDWDKAVTQFGGTLNINDEKASGHGFGFGFYFQPNEKLDVSVAYRAPIDMKAKNGTATFNIPKSLYPNLGVDANGQDKFKATLPLVDEYTVGATFKITPKWLVSADFNYTGWSRYERLTLDFENAPVGNQPTDPTILVTPKNFKNTKTFRLGTQYMINDMIAGRLGAYYDESPYSNDYFIPETPSFNSYVITAGLGFKFNKLGVDIAGAYAMPQSRQVNNTYYNFIGQAKAKAYYFGLGLSYNAF
- a CDS encoding GH3 auxin-responsive promoter family protein, with the translated sequence MATKALFNTVVNWFIRQRIDQITNFIDHPIETQEGVLFSQLFHAENTVYGKCHGFKDISSYRDFQNNVPIVTYEDYEPYIEKSRQGMKDIIWPGQIRHFAKSSGTTNAKSKFIPISDESLEECHYKAGKDLISIYVNNHPDSGLFQHKNLRLGGSAEMYENFNTKFGDLSAILIENLPFWVEIINTPSKKVSLMSEWESKLKAIVEEVTKQDVGSLTGVPSWMMVLLRRVLQESNKELITDLWPNLEVFFHGGISFKPYRDQYNQITGNKIRYYEIYNASEGFFGIQDRSDSDEMLLMLDYGIFYEFIPMDTFGTSHQKAIPLSEVELGKSYAMVITTNGGLWRYMIGDTVKFTSLSPFRIKISGRTKHYINAFGEELMIDNVEFAIAKACRETNAFVSDFTGAPVFMTDKETGAHEWIFEFTSKPECLDSFVNIFDETLKTLNSDYEAKRYNNITLKRPVVHVAKPKLFYQWMANRGKLGGQNKVPRLSNDREYIDPLLLLNQEMSL